In the Spirochaetota bacterium genome, GTCCTTGTCGATGTGCGTACTTCTGCGGAATGCGCACGCGGCATGCTCGACGGTGCGGTCAATATACCCGTTGACGATATGCGTTCACGCATCGGCGACGTGCCGAAAGGGAAGAAGATCGTCACCTATTGTGCGGTCGGGCTCCGGTCGTATATCGCGGCACGGATTCTCATGCAGAACGGGTTCGATGCGTACGATCTAAAGGGCGGCTATCGGACCTGCGATGCCCTTCGGCGAGGGTGATGATTTCATGTTCCAGTTAAGCGAAAATGAATTTGAGAGTTTGAGGGCCAAATTGGTACCTCAAGAGGGGAATATGGCTGACCATGTATCGACTTGAAAACCCGCTCGGGCTTCTGCTCTTCCTTCTCTATCCACTCCTCATTGCGTTCTATGTGATGCGGCTTACGCGCGGGAGCGGTGGGGAGATGCGATTCCCGTCCATCGACACGCTCCTGTCCGTGCGCAATACCGCCGGCATCGTCCTGCGGCATTCGCTGTCCGTGCTCCGTCTCCTTGCGCTCGCCATGCTCATCATCGCCTTCGCCCGCCCGCAGGGGCCCAAGCGCGTCGGCGAATCGAGCGTTGACGGTGTGAACATCATGCTTGTGCTCGATGTGTCGCCCACCATGAACGGTACGGATTTTTCACCGAACAGAATAGAAGCTGCGAAGAGGGTGATAGCATCGTTCGTTTCCGAGCGTCCGAACGACAATATCGGCCTCGTGGCGTTCTCCACCGAGGCGCATGTGAAATGTCCGCTTACGCTCGATCATCCGATACTCAATAATCTCCTCACCCAGATATATGCCGCTCGTACGGGGAGCACGTCCATCGGACTCGGCATCGC is a window encoding:
- a CDS encoding VWA domain-containing protein, translating into MYRLENPLGLLLFLLYPLLIAFYVMRLTRGSGGEMRFPSIDTLLSVRNTAGIVLRHSLSVLRLLALAMLIIAFARPQGPKRVGESSVDGVNIMLVLDVSPTMNGTDFSPNRIEAAKRVIASFVSERPNDNIGLVAFSTEAHVKCPLTLDHPILNNLLTQIYAARTGSTSIGLGIAVGVGALKNLKAKSSVIVLLTDGDNNSGEIDPLTAAEIANTFDIRIHTIGVGKPGTEIVAIGGMQMQITLDEEVLKKIASMTGGEYFNARNNEMLSRVYKRIDELEKTKIKERRRTDYRELYGIFIVLALIFLGLEILLASTRFRKIP